The genomic DNA TTTTTTGCATTTTGTATAGCGGTATTTTTATCCATTTCCATTTTAAAGCCTATTTTTTTGCATTTTAGATTAGTATTTTTTAATATGTCCGTATTTAAAATCAGCTCCAAATTTATTCCGTTTTCATTTTTTTTCATTTTGCCATTAAATTTAGCTTTTGGTATATAATCACTAATTGCGGCGCACATTATCAAAATATCGTTTTTATCTGTATTTTGGGAATTTAATATTGCTAAAAGCTCGTTTGAGTTTTCAAATTTAATAAATTTGTATGGAGTTTCAAACTCTTTTGAGCTTATAAATATAACTTCTGAGCCTAAATAGTAAAACGCATCTGCTAGAGCTTTTGCCATTTTTCCGCTTGAAAAGTTTGTTATACCCCGTACGTCATCGATTTTTTCAGTAGTAGGTCCGCTTGTTATTATAACTTTTTTACCGATATAAAACTCATCTTTTCCAAGCACTCTTTTTGCCATTTCTACTATAATTTTGGGATCTGCTAAAGCACCTTTTCCGATATCTCCGCATGCTAGAGTTTTTGAAATTGGCTCGCAAATTTCATAACCGTTTTGCGAGAGTATTTCCAAACTTTTTTTGGTTGCGAAGTTTTCAAGCATATTATGATTTGCTGCTGGAGCTAGAAGTTTAGGACAAGTTGATGCTAAAATAGTCTCTAAAAACACATTATCTGCGATACCGCAAGATATCTTGTTTATAGTATTTGCAGAGGCTGGAGCTATGATTATAAGATCGTTTTTGCTATATGAGATATGGTCTAGCCCGCTTTGCCAGTTCTCACTCACGCTTGATAATACTTTTTTATCGCAAAGCGCTTCAAAGCTTATTAAATTTGTAAATTTTAAAGCACCATCGCTTAACATAACGCGGACGTTTGCACCTTCTTTTTTTAATAAACTTAAAATTTCATAAGCTTTATAAAAGCTAACACTTCCGCATACCGCTAGTAAAATATCTTTATTTTTCATCGTTTTTGCCAAAAAATTTATAAAAAT from Campylobacter fetus subsp. fetus includes the following:
- the coaBC gene encoding bifunctional phosphopantothenoylcysteine decarboxylase/phosphopantothenate--cysteine ligase CoaBC, which produces MKNKDILLAVCGSVSFYKAYEILSLLKKEGANVRVMLSDGALKFTNLISFEALCDKKVLSSVSENWQSGLDHISYSKNDLIIIAPASANTINKISCGIADNVFLETILASTCPKLLAPAANHNMLENFATKKSLEILSQNGYEICEPISKTLACGDIGKGALADPKIIVEMAKRVLGKDEFYIGKKVIITSGPTTEKIDDVRGITNFSSGKMAKALADAFYYLGSEVIFISSKEFETPYKFIKFENSNELLAILNSQNTDKNDILIMCAAISDYIPKAKFNGKMKKNENGINLELILNTDILKNTNLKCKKIGFKMEMDKNTAIQNAKNMLIDKNLDAVCLNILDENIKFGSDETYIDFITKKSCKTTEFTDKLSAAKKIAEFIKTL